TCCCCATCAAACGCGCCGTTAGTATGCCGGCAATGCCCGTCAAGAGTCGTAAGGAGTTCGATGCTTCCCTCGCtattgaagaagaagaggaggaggaagaagaagaagaagaagaagaagaacatcACGAGGGACACGAAGTGCGTGCCGGTAATAATAAGGAAGATTTGAGAAAAGATTCACGAGGGTCCCATAGGGAGGAGATAACTCCACCAAGGACTCCTGAGAACAACAATGTGGACCACCACACGCCTCCGATGCCCGAAGCTAAAAACGTGGCTTGGGATTACTTCTTCATGGTCGACGATAACATGCCGGGTCCGAGCTTGGATTTGCACGACGACAATGACGAAGAATCTACTAATCCGAATGTCGATGCTTTAGAGAACAATGTCAGTGGTGTAGGCCACGTCGAAGTTGATAGTGAGATTGAGCCAAAGACGCCGGAGAGGCCGGATAAGGTTGCGATGGCAGCTGAGGCTGATGGTAAGCAACAGGTACATATCGAGCACTCGAAAACGGCTCCGGCAGATTTCAGAAGAATGGTGAAGGCTGTTTCCGGTGTGAATTTAATGCAGGTTTTGAATGAGATTGATGACCATTTCTTGAAAGGCTCAGAGAGTGCTCAAGAGGTTTCTAAGATGCTGGAGGCCACAAGGTTGCATTATCATTCCAATTTTGCTGATAATCGAGGTAATTTACTtgggtttttcattttttgatcAAAGGCAGGGATCTGTCAACATCTTTTGTCAGAAAGATTGAAGCTTGAAGCATGTTTTTttatctgaatttttttttgaatgatttaatacGCTTTTTTTGGTGTAAGGTGGCTTTACATTTAGATCTTGTTGTCCTTTAGCTTTATGTGAGAATCTGACCTTGACCTTAgatctttccttttcttttcttttgtagttttacatatattaatatttttggggTCAAATGGTGCCTAGTTGACAATTCTAAAGTTTCTAATAGTTTGAAAGAGTCATCATTCTCTTGGATTGAGATCTAAGCATATGAATTTTGGCTTATAATCTTCTCTTACAGGTTGTAATTGCAGTTCTAATGAGAAATGCTTGAATAATTATCCtaagaaaaaatggaaaaataaatgctttaatgtttttatattgtGGACGTATATTGATCACATATTCGGATCCTGTTGATTGTAGGGCATATTGATCATTCTGAAAGGGTAATGCGTGTCATTACATGGAATAGGTCTTTCAGAGGTGCGATGAATGGTGAAAATCGGAAGGGTGAATTCGATTCTGATGAGTCTGAGACTCATGCCACTATTCTGGACAAGTTGCTAGCATGGGAGAAGAAACTTTATGATGAAGTGAAGGTGCATTTTAGATATTGGCTTTATTGTTTCTCTGTTCAAATTATACTGCCCGCTGCTTCCCATGGCAGTCTATAGAGATTCCTTTATAAGCACCATTGTGAAGCTCTTTTCTGCTAAATCTATTGGATGAatgaaaagattattttaaCTGTAATATTGAAAAGCTATTCTTTTCTTTGGTTTGGTGTACTTCTGAATCTTATGGAATTTGGTCCCTGTTGTAGCAAGGAGAGATGATGAAGCTCGAATATAAACGGAAGGTTGCTTTGTTAAACAAGCAGAAGAAACATGGAGCTAGTGCTGAATCATTGGAAAAAGCAAAAGCAGCTGTAAGTCATTTGCACACGAGATACATAGTTGACATGCAGTCCATGGATTCAACAGTATCGGAAGTTAACCAAATACGTGATGAGCAGTTGTATCCAAAACTTTTTATGCTTGTTGATGGGTAAgtttttgtatgaaaatatctaGAAAAAGGCCCGCATATTGCTTCTAATATTGCTTTCGTAGTATTTGGCATCGTTCTTTTATAAGTTAATCCCAAATTGTTTGTGTATGAAGTGAATTTATCATTGCCATAAAATTTGACATTCTAATTTGCAGGATGGCTAACATGTGGGCAAGGATGTGCATGCATCATGATAGCCAACTGAAGATTGTTGAAAAGCTTAAATCTCTCGACATTGCCTTTGCCTCCAAAGAAACAACAAAGCACCACCACGAGCGCACCATCCAACTTCATAATGTTGTCCAAGAATGGCATTCTCAGTTTGATAAGCTTGTCACTCATCAAAAGCAATACATCCAAGCTCTCAACAACTGGTTAAAGTTGAATCTCATCCCTATTGAAAGCAGCCTGAAAGAGAAAGTCTCGTCTCCTCCACGTGCACAGAATCCTCCCATCCAAAAACTCCTCCATACATGGCATGATTATCTTGAAAAGCTTCCCGATGAGGTCGCTAAATCTGCTATCTCTTCGTTTGCTGCTGTGATAAAAACCATAATCATCCATCAAGAGGAAGAGATGAAACTAAAAGAAAAGTGTGAGGAAACCCGGAAGGAATTTCTGCGAAAGAGTCAGGCTTTTGAGGAATGGTATCATAAGTATAGGCAACGGAGATCTGGATCAGATGAGATGGATGCTGAAAGAGGGGAAGATGCAAACGCAAAGGATCCTGTATCAGAGAGGCAGTTTGCGGTTGAGAGCTTGAAAAAGAGGTTGGAAGAGGAAGTCGAAGCTCACGAAAAGCATTGCATTCAAGTGAGAGAGAAATCTTTGGGAAGCCTTAAAATCCGACTGCCTGAGCTATTCCGGGCTATGTCGGACTATTCTCATGCCTGCTCTGATGCTTATGAGAAGTTAAGGACTGTTATCCAGTCACAAAAACCAAATACTGCTCCCTCAAAATAGAATCAGCTCTGTTTTGCTAGTAATTTCCTATTAACTCGTATCATCTCAGTTAACTGCAGCTTTAGGCAATGCAATAGAGCAATGCGTTATTTAATATCTATGTGCAAAAGAACATGTGCTATGCTGGTAAGGTtactaattttgattttgactcTAATTCCCATCTAAGGATAGGGGACGTACTTTGGTATCAGAAAGGATGAGCACGTGATATGTAAAACGGGTGCAATATTTTGAATCTCAAATCTTCTAGATGTATGTTATGCAGCAACCCTTGTGTTCAACTATTGAATAATCATGATAGCGACTTAATAGCTGATAAAATATGACTCTAAAACATTATCCGTTTGCTGTTGTAAgccaacatttatatatatatatggggaAGGATAATAATTACtaagaatatataaatagatttattaaagtaaaattaaattgatataatgtgtaaaatttaagagtaaaatttattattatacccattaaaatataacattaattattcacttttaaaaatgatataaattaagtttttttacaaatatgaaaatatatatttagggTATACTAACGAGATCAAACTTCTCAAATAATTGATTTCCATTCTAATTCGATTTCTAATCCTTGGAAAAATCGTGTCACTTTCAGCTGTCtctatctatatattttatataaaacaaaatgcaaaaatGGGCACGCCGCTAGCAAAGGATGACTCTTTCGGCGGTTTaagtttttaactttttgaCTGTTAAAGCTTCAAACTTTCTAGTTTCTGGCACTTATATTAGTCTTGTTGCTTACCTTTAAACTCACTCAAGGTCAAGCCTTTAACCTTATTTCCATTCattcctcattttttttcttcttccgggtctaatttttcttcatttattccaatttcatcattatctcttaagcaaaaataaataaattacattgAATTATTCTTAAGTTGGTCAAAAGCTGTCATCTTTTTTAGCATTCTTTTCATGCAAAATATGGATAGCCAAGCCGCTTTTGCAGCCAAGTTAGTTTGGCTTTAAACATTCTCAAAACATAACGTCATCAATGgacatttctcttttttttaaagacGAAATGATAAAATGTAGTTACttaaatcatgattttatatataattaaattatacagtCACGTTACATGCATTTATATAAACCTTATCATCCCATTCTCACCCAAGCCTAGAACATGACTTtaatgccaaaaaaaaaaaaagtcatagTTTCTTCATTTCTAGCTTAGCCATGGAAATCAAAATATGGCACAGGCAATGCTCAAGCAGATTGGAAACCATCAAATTAGGCCGGAGCTACACGCAACGTGGCCACGATGAACATTCCAAGCCCAAGTGGAGAACGTTTTGGAAGATATTCAcaagagaaaggaagaaaatcTTCGCTTCTCCAGTTGGATTCCAGGCTTCTTATGACCCAGATGAATATTCACAGAATTTTGATCAAG
This sequence is a window from Gossypium raimondii isolate GPD5lz chromosome 5, ASM2569854v1, whole genome shotgun sequence. Protein-coding genes within it:
- the LOC105769728 gene encoding protein ALTERED PHOSPHATE STARVATION RESPONSE 1, yielding MGCAQSRIDNEESVARCKDRKILMKEAVVARNAFAAAHSGYAISLKNTGAALSDYGHGEAEVPLQHPHQIPPLDSTPQPPPPPPMMDNLPPPPPLPNFSPSPVVPIKRAVSMPAMPVKSRKEFDASLAIEEEEEEEEEEEEEEEHHEGHEVRAGNNKEDLRKDSRGSHREEITPPRTPENNNVDHHTPPMPEAKNVAWDYFFMVDDNMPGPSLDLHDDNDEESTNPNVDALENNVSGVGHVEVDSEIEPKTPERPDKVAMAAEADGKQQVHIEHSKTAPADFRRMVKAVSGVNLMQVLNEIDDHFLKGSESAQEVSKMLEATRLHYHSNFADNRGHIDHSERVMRVITWNRSFRGAMNGENRKGEFDSDESETHATILDKLLAWEKKLYDEVKQGEMMKLEYKRKVALLNKQKKHGASAESLEKAKAAVSHLHTRYIVDMQSMDSTVSEVNQIRDEQLYPKLFMLVDGMANMWARMCMHHDSQLKIVEKLKSLDIAFASKETTKHHHERTIQLHNVVQEWHSQFDKLVTHQKQYIQALNNWLKLNLIPIESSLKEKVSSPPRAQNPPIQKLLHTWHDYLEKLPDEVAKSAISSFAAVIKTIIIHQEEEMKLKEKCEETRKEFLRKSQAFEEWYHKYRQRRSGSDEMDAERGEDANAKDPVSERQFAVESLKKRLEEEVEAHEKHCIQVREKSLGSLKIRLPELFRAMSDYSHACSDAYEKLRTVIQSQKPNTAPSK